A region of Necator americanus strain Aroian chromosome I, whole genome shotgun sequence DNA encodes the following proteins:
- a CDS encoding hypothetical protein (NECATOR_CHRI.G1177.T1): MQLDHDIKAIEEKLNTKPYPAAISRLEMQHIDGNITPHETWAILRVTISQCISCGASAAGGRSVCGQDFCAEKECHALKNDSNPPVPRGGERSNTVVLLKTTLYQLQKLQMLSKTPVVKKKWRVSSAL; this comes from the exons ATGCAACTCGACCATGACATTAAAGCaatcgaagaaaaactgaacACAAAACCGTATCCAGCAGCCATTTCAAGACTAGAAATGCAACATATAGATGGGAACATCACACCACATGAAACCTG GGCGATATTGCGGGTCACGATCTCG CAGTGCATTAGTTGCGGGGCGTCGGCCGCTGGCGGCCGCTCAGTTTGTGGCCAGGATTTCTGTGCAGAGAAAGAGTGTCACGCTCTTAAGAATGATTCCAACCCACCCGTGCCTAGAGGAGGCGAAAGGAGTAACA CTGTAGTTCTACTGAAAACAACACTGTACCAGCTGCAGAAGCTACAGATGCTATCCAAGACTCCAGTAGTCAAAAAGAAGTGGAGAGTATCTTCTGCATTGTGA
- a CDS encoding hypothetical protein (NECATOR_CHRI.G1175.T1), whose product MPHMGAQLVALPKWRCATVLLLLTSSQLTSSEINWDSDIVANEMESQYAEKDALTMHFGASKADLTIFPSYEEMKKRVGEFKDVEPSKLVHHNYNMMTAWLKSAALNYPNITYLYSAGKSVQGRDLWVLIVSENPSEHELLKPEVKYVGNMHGNEVVGRETLLYLIEILCVNYGTNEYLTNLVNSQRIHIMPSMNPDGYEHGQVGDRVGYMGRSNENNVDLNRNFPAMFPAHRETSGGTDPEPETLAVMKWMKQYPFVLSANLHGGSLVANYPFDDSVSGQDHIYTPTPDDKLFVELAYRYARSHPRMWKTGRRCGLSADGDVFLNGITNGADWYHLAGGMQDWQYINTNSFEITVEMGCFKFPTNDMLAKMWEEHKYSLLSYLEMANRGVRGLILDSKGNTVPNATVAVEQGKAITTTAAGEYWRMLPPGKHKLRVEAPGLEADVAVVTVGNDIIQHDFQLSTCGTRDAIDSIIVRGSGRIRIAVVGISASASFIIRKFAHQSCSGEFDLDPDIHLMMAPLLDATEVIARLQMFNPAVVLAISEGFVEVVTFSPLVNQPLLFNKTAVDESLTKALGYGTDCGMPIRDAHVALAMDDLRLHAAFELGIGMGCENSTDLAKKAATIGTVVDMLKKTITLDSVQEYSVVPSANPADHFTPDQVVMVTSASIPYMEGRQCLTSIETPSPLLRLYRMGSGKPPYTLILAVEKRTETLVYEMMSKWCTSAETEGVEKILRESTLVFVPEIPHTQLNCHDYATIAPFQALVNDIIHIVPQIDYIVMFGSGGMKVRYIKARAGVAERSAKVYRLSHTQLALGEENICTGGIQTEKHVFGAFEWNLTTTWPLAPDALFVQTGCCYEERGSGHLYAENRRSIVAMMNERIKGVRLIGDDSSLTIRGASGDVHPIQMTSPTQGATFIGLANGTHFVRVEKGGKPYVEFSIKITDSNPLTEKWVLLHRSLWNNTLIVAAVVFLLMIACYFGCRQRVTSVLNRRGFLSSRKGFERIPLYKSDEEDEDDLFDFQKL is encoded by the exons ATGCCCCACATGGGGGCACAGCTCGTGGCGCTTCCCAAGTGGCGATGTGCCACGGTGCTGCTGCTGTTGACGTCGTCTCAACTGACTTCGAGCGAAATCAATTGGGATAGTGATATCGTCGCTAATGAGATGGAGTCACAATATGCGGAG AAGGATGCACTTACTATGCATTTTGGCGCAAGTAAAGCAGATTTAACTATTTTTCCGTCGTATgaggaaatgaagaagag AGTGGGGGAGTTCAAAGATGTGGAACCATCTAAGCTGGTACATCATAACTATAATATGATGACTGCTTGGTTGAAG tcTGCTGCTTTGAATTACCCAAACATAACCTACCTTTACTCGGCTGGTAAAAGTGTTCAAGGGCGTGACCTCTGGGTGCTAATTGTGTCAGAAAACCCGTCGGAACACGAACTCCTGAAACCAGAGGTGAAATACGTGGGAAATATGCACggaaatgag GTCGTTGGACGAGAGACGCTTCTGTATTTAATCGAGATTCTCTGCGTTAACTACGGAACTAACGAGTACTTAACTAACTTAGTGAATAGCCAACGAATTCATATAATGCCATCGATGAATCCGGATGGGTATGAACATGGACAAGTCGGTGATCGTGTGGGGTACATG ggTCGGAGTAATGAGAACAATGTCGACTTGAATCGCAATTTCCCAGCGATGTTTCCGGCTCATCGTGAAACTTCCGGTGGCACTGATCCGGAGCCGGAAACGTTGGCCGTAATGAAATGGATGAAACAGTATCCGTTTGTACTCAGTGCTAATTTGCATGGAG GGTCGCTGGTTGCAAATTATCCTTTTGATGACTCGGTTTCTGGGCAAGATCATATTTATACACCA acTCCTGACGACAAATTGTTCGTAGAGCTGGCGTATAGATATGCAAGATCTCACCCAAGAATGTGGAAAACAGGACGCCGTTGTGGACTGTCCGCCGATGGTGACGTGTTTTTGAACGGGATCACTAATGGAGCTGATTG GTATCATCTAGCTGGAGGCATGCAGGATTGGCAGTATATTAATAcgaattcttttgaaatcacTGTAGAGATGGGTTGCTTCAAGTTTCCTACTAATGACATGCTTGCAAA gaTGTGGGAAGAGCATAAATACTCTTTGCTTTCCTACTTGGAAATGGCTAACCGAGGAGTTCGCGGTTTAATTCTCGATTCGAAAGGCAATACTGTGCCGAATGCGACAGTTGCAGTGGAACAAG GCAAAGCCATAACTACCACCGCTGCCGGAGAGTACTGGAGAATGTTGCCACCTGGAAAACACAAG cTAAGAGTAGAAGCCCCAGGATTGGAAGCGGACGTAGCTGTTGTTACAGTAGGTAATGACATCATACAACATGACTTCCAACTGAGCACCTGTGGCACACGCGATGCAATTGATTCGATAATAGTACGCGGGAGTGGGAGGATTCGCATTGCAGTGGTGGGCATCTCTGCAAG TGCATCTTTTATCATACGTAAGTTCGCACATCAATCCTGCTCTGGAGAATTTGACTTAGACCCGGATATCCACCTGATGATGGCCCCACTATTGGACGCCACGGAGGTTATTGCG CGGCTTCAAATGTTCAACCCAGCTGTGGTGCTAGCGATATCTGAAGGATTCGTTGAAGTCGTCACCTTCAGCCCCCTTGTCAATCAGCCACTTCTCTTTAATAAGACTGCTGTAGATGAAAGTCTTACGAAAGCACTCGGTTACGGAACGGATTGTGGAAT GCCTATTCGGGACGCCCATGTGGCACTAGCCATGGATGATTTGAGGCTACATGCTGCATTTGAGCTTGGCATAGGAATGGGATGTGAAAATTCTACAGATTTGGCTAAGAAGGCAGCTACTATTGGAACTGTAGTGGAT ATGCTCAAGAAGACGATCACTTTGGATAGTGTCCAAGAGTACTCCGTGGTGCCGTCGGCTAATCCAGCTGACCATTTCACTCCCGATCAAGTGGTTATGGTGACAAG tgcATCGATACCATATATGGAAGGCAGGCAGTGTTTGACCTCTATCGAAACTCCAAGCCCACTCCTAAGGTTGTATCGCATGGGTAGCGGCAAACCACCCTACACCTTAATACTTGCTGTGGAAAAG aGAACCGAAACCCTTGTTTACGAAATGATGTCCAAGTGGTGTACTTCTGCTGAAACTGAGGGTGTCGAGAAGATTCTTCGTGAATCTACATTAGTTTTTGTGCCCGAAATACCTCATACACAG CTGAATTGTCATGATTATGCCACAATTGCGCCGTTCCAAGCCTTAGTGAATGATATTATCCACATTGTTCCACAAATCGACTACATTGTAATGTTTGGAAGTGGTGGAATGAAG GTACGATATATCAAAGCGAGAGCAGGAGTTGCAGAGAGGTCGGCGAAAGTGTACAGGTTGTCCCACACACAGCTGGCTcttggagaagaaaatatctGCACGGGCG gAATTCAAACTGAAAAGCATGTGTTTGGCGCTTTTGAATGGAACCTAACAACTACTTGGCCGCTGGCCCCTGATGCACTCTTCGTGCAGACCGGTTGTTGCTATGAAGAAAGAGGATCTGGTCATTTATACGCAGAAAACCGACGAAGTATCGTTGCAATGATGAACGAAAG GATTAAAGGCGTGAGGCTCATCGGCGACGATTCATCATTGACGATCCGAGGAGCATCCGGCGACGTGCATCCAATACAGATGACATCACCGACACAAGGAGCGACATTCATAGGCTTAGCGAATGGCACGCACTTTGTCCGAGTGGAGAAAGGCGGAAAGCCTTACGTTGAATTTAGCATCAAG ATAACAGATTCAAACCCTTTGACGGAGAAATGGGTCCTATTGCATCGCTCCTTGTGGAATAATACACTAATTGTCGCCGCAGTGGTATTTCTGCTAATGATAGCTTGC TATTTCGGCTGTCGACAACGTGTGACGTCGGTACTAAATCGGAGAGGTTTTCTGAGTAGTCGTAAAGGATTCGAACGGATACCGTTGTATAAGAGCGACGAAGAGGATGAAGATGACCTATTtgactttcaaaaattatga
- a CDS encoding hypothetical protein (NECATOR_CHRI.G1176.T2), with protein MGKKKAFLNKKNAVHYRLIPKTAAESLSDEGKRFIPTQEHLEEQHKYGIFFDDDYDYMQHLRDVRETGTLQSLEEATEQERCIIRAPKLQPQKPSVLFGETVGCIAKKEEEEIFDEDVEQALEGNFDGEIGGGLEDDFIALAGGLAEPTLRSHIQQHRESTVHFSSDEEEDEESNYSDSTYSDEEKEKKMFEEVGRDGPRREIDDRFDQLLEGDYHDDQLGELDGDDFRIGGMLEPNDERVKRMVKESNGGPIDDEQASKSWTRQRVRLIEANVIKNDEVMEDVEVDEAASKRLKWDCESYATQYSNIYNHPTVIRSGKLSRGALKRFARESSKVDEMEVEDEEMKSNEDDSMSQCTQASTYRPKGETSEQRRLRKQAVKEARRFRRQEKKGNKLAFAEERRKVVKERVGQIKTVPMV; from the exons ATG GGTAAAAAGAAAGCTTtcttgaacaagaaaaatgccGTACACTATAGGCTGATTCCGAAAACAGCTGCCGAAAGTTTATCGGACGAGGGAAAACG GTTTATCCCTACACAAGAACATTTGGAGGAACAACACAAATACGGGATATTTTTTGACGATGACTATGATTATATGCAACATTTGAGGGATGTCAGGGAG ACGGGAACGTTACAGTCGCTGGAAGAAGCGACTGAACAAGAGAGATGCATCATACGGGCACCTAAGCTACAACCTCAAAAGCCATCAGTTCTTTTCGGAGAAACAGTAGGTTgcatagcaaaaaaagaggaagaggagaTTTTCGATGAGGATGTAGAACAAGCCTTGGAG GGCAATTTTGACGGTGAAATAGGAGGTGGATTGGAAGATGATTTTATAGCTCTTGCTGGTGGTCTTGCCGAACCCACACTGAGGTCGCATATTCAGCAACATCGGGAGTCAACTGTTCATTTCAGTAGTGATGAAGAG GAGGATGAAGAATCGAACTACAGCGACTCCACTTACAGCgacgaagaaaaggaaaagaaaatgtttgaggAA GTGGGACGTGACGGGCCGCGACGAGAAATTGATGACCGTTTTGATCAACTCCTAGAGGGTGACTATCATGATGATCAGTTGGGAGAACTGGACGGAGATGATTTCCGTATTGGTGGTATGCTAGAGCCGAATGATGAACGGGTAAAACGAATGGTTAAAGAAAGCAATGGTGGGCCTATAGACGATGAGCAG GCTTCAAAATCGTGGACGAGGCAGCGAGTGCGATTAATTGAAGCCAACGTAATCAAGAATGATGAGGTAATGGAAGATGTTGAG GTCGACGAGGCAGCATCAAAACGTCTCAAATGGGATTGCGAATCGTACGCGACTCAGTATTCGAATATTTACAATCATCCGACAGTCATTCGAA GTGGTAAATTATCGCGTGGCGCCCTAAAACGATTCGCTCGTGAATCGTCTAAAGTGGACGAAATGGAAGTAGAAgatgaagagatgaaaagcaaCGAGGACGATTCGATGAGTCAATGTACACAGGCGTCAACGTACAG ACCTAAAGGGGAAACATCTGAGCAACGGCGTCTTCGCAAACAGGCGGTTAAGGAAGCTCGACGGTTCCGGAGACAAGAGAAGAAGGGCAATAAGTTGGCATTTGCTGAGGAGCGTAGGAAG GTTGTCAAGGAGCGCGTTGGACAAATCAAGACGGTTCCGATGGTTTAA
- a CDS encoding hypothetical protein (NECATOR_CHRI.G1175.T2) produces the protein MESQYAEKDALTMHFGASKADLTIFPSYEEMKKRVGEFKDVEPSKLVHHNYNMMTAWLKSAALNYPNITYLYSAGKSVQGRDLWVLIVSENPSEHELLKPEVKYVGNMHGNEVVGRETLLYLIEILCVNYGTNEYLTNLVNSQRIHIMPSMNPDGYEHGQVGDRVGYMGRSNENNVDLNRNFPAMFPAHRETSGGTDPEPETLAVMKWMKQYPFVLSANLHGGSLVANYPFDDSVSGQDHIYTPTPDDKLFVELAYRYARSHPRMWKTGRRCGLSADGDVFLNGITNGADWYHLAGGMQDWQYINTNSFEITVEMGCFKFPTNDMLAKMWEEHKYSLLSYLEMANRGVRGLILDSKGNTVPNATVAVEQGKAITTTAAGEYWRMLPPGKHKLRVEAPGLEADVAVVTVGNDIIQHDFQLSTCGTRDAIDSIIVRGSGRIRIAVVGISASASFIIRKFAHQSCSGEFDLDPDIHLMMAPLLDATEVIARLQMFNPAVVLAISEGFVEVVTFSPLVNQPLLFNKTAVDESLTKALGYGTDCGMPIRDAHVALAMDDLRLHAAFELGIGMGCENSTDLAKKAATIGTVVDMLKKTITLDSVQEYSVVPSANPADHFTPDQVVMVTSASIPYMEGRQCLTSIETPSPLLRLYRMGSGKPPYTLILAVEKRTETLVYEMMSKWCTSAETEGVEKILRESTLVFVPEIPHTQLNCHDYATIAPFQALVNDIIHIVPQIDYIVMFGSGGMKVRYIKARAGVAERSAKVYRLSHTQLALGEENICTGGIQTEKHVFGAFEWNLTTTWPLAPDALFVQTGCCYEERGSGHLYAENRRSIVAMMNERIKGVRLIGDDSSLTIRGASGDVHPIQMTSPTQGATFIGLANGTHFVRVEKGGKPYVEFSIKITDSNPLTEKWVLLHRSLWNNTLIVAAVVFLLMIACYFGCRQRVTSVLNRRGFLSSRKGFERIPLYKSDEEDEDDLFDFQKL, from the exons ATGGAGTCACAATATGCGGAG AAGGATGCACTTACTATGCATTTTGGCGCAAGTAAAGCAGATTTAACTATTTTTCCGTCGTATgaggaaatgaagaagag AGTGGGGGAGTTCAAAGATGTGGAACCATCTAAGCTGGTACATCATAACTATAATATGATGACTGCTTGGTTGAAG tcTGCTGCTTTGAATTACCCAAACATAACCTACCTTTACTCGGCTGGTAAAAGTGTTCAAGGGCGTGACCTCTGGGTGCTAATTGTGTCAGAAAACCCGTCGGAACACGAACTCCTGAAACCAGAGGTGAAATACGTGGGAAATATGCACggaaatgag GTCGTTGGACGAGAGACGCTTCTGTATTTAATCGAGATTCTCTGCGTTAACTACGGAACTAACGAGTACTTAACTAACTTAGTGAATAGCCAACGAATTCATATAATGCCATCGATGAATCCGGATGGGTATGAACATGGACAAGTCGGTGATCGTGTGGGGTACATG ggTCGGAGTAATGAGAACAATGTCGACTTGAATCGCAATTTCCCAGCGATGTTTCCGGCTCATCGTGAAACTTCCGGTGGCACTGATCCGGAGCCGGAAACGTTGGCCGTAATGAAATGGATGAAACAGTATCCGTTTGTACTCAGTGCTAATTTGCATGGAG GGTCGCTGGTTGCAAATTATCCTTTTGATGACTCGGTTTCTGGGCAAGATCATATTTATACACCA acTCCTGACGACAAATTGTTCGTAGAGCTGGCGTATAGATATGCAAGATCTCACCCAAGAATGTGGAAAACAGGACGCCGTTGTGGACTGTCCGCCGATGGTGACGTGTTTTTGAACGGGATCACTAATGGAGCTGATTG GTATCATCTAGCTGGAGGCATGCAGGATTGGCAGTATATTAATAcgaattcttttgaaatcacTGTAGAGATGGGTTGCTTCAAGTTTCCTACTAATGACATGCTTGCAAA gaTGTGGGAAGAGCATAAATACTCTTTGCTTTCCTACTTGGAAATGGCTAACCGAGGAGTTCGCGGTTTAATTCTCGATTCGAAAGGCAATACTGTGCCGAATGCGACAGTTGCAGTGGAACAAG GCAAAGCCATAACTACCACCGCTGCCGGAGAGTACTGGAGAATGTTGCCACCTGGAAAACACAAG cTAAGAGTAGAAGCCCCAGGATTGGAAGCGGACGTAGCTGTTGTTACAGTAGGTAATGACATCATACAACATGACTTCCAACTGAGCACCTGTGGCACACGCGATGCAATTGATTCGATAATAGTACGCGGGAGTGGGAGGATTCGCATTGCAGTGGTGGGCATCTCTGCAAG TGCATCTTTTATCATACGTAAGTTCGCACATCAATCCTGCTCTGGAGAATTTGACTTAGACCCGGATATCCACCTGATGATGGCCCCACTATTGGACGCCACGGAGGTTATTGCG CGGCTTCAAATGTTCAACCCAGCTGTGGTGCTAGCGATATCTGAAGGATTCGTTGAAGTCGTCACCTTCAGCCCCCTTGTCAATCAGCCACTTCTCTTTAATAAGACTGCTGTAGATGAAAGTCTTACGAAAGCACTCGGTTACGGAACGGATTGTGGAAT GCCTATTCGGGACGCCCATGTGGCACTAGCCATGGATGATTTGAGGCTACATGCTGCATTTGAGCTTGGCATAGGAATGGGATGTGAAAATTCTACAGATTTGGCTAAGAAGGCAGCTACTATTGGAACTGTAGTGGAT ATGCTCAAGAAGACGATCACTTTGGATAGTGTCCAAGAGTACTCCGTGGTGCCGTCGGCTAATCCAGCTGACCATTTCACTCCCGATCAAGTGGTTATGGTGACAAG tgcATCGATACCATATATGGAAGGCAGGCAGTGTTTGACCTCTATCGAAACTCCAAGCCCACTCCTAAGGTTGTATCGCATGGGTAGCGGCAAACCACCCTACACCTTAATACTTGCTGTGGAAAAG aGAACCGAAACCCTTGTTTACGAAATGATGTCCAAGTGGTGTACTTCTGCTGAAACTGAGGGTGTCGAGAAGATTCTTCGTGAATCTACATTAGTTTTTGTGCCCGAAATACCTCATACACAG CTGAATTGTCATGATTATGCCACAATTGCGCCGTTCCAAGCCTTAGTGAATGATATTATCCACATTGTTCCACAAATCGACTACATTGTAATGTTTGGAAGTGGTGGAATGAAG GTACGATATATCAAAGCGAGAGCAGGAGTTGCAGAGAGGTCGGCGAAAGTGTACAGGTTGTCCCACACACAGCTGGCTcttggagaagaaaatatctGCACGGGCG gAATTCAAACTGAAAAGCATGTGTTTGGCGCTTTTGAATGGAACCTAACAACTACTTGGCCGCTGGCCCCTGATGCACTCTTCGTGCAGACCGGTTGTTGCTATGAAGAAAGAGGATCTGGTCATTTATACGCAGAAAACCGACGAAGTATCGTTGCAATGATGAACGAAAG GATTAAAGGCGTGAGGCTCATCGGCGACGATTCATCATTGACGATCCGAGGAGCATCCGGCGACGTGCATCCAATACAGATGACATCACCGACACAAGGAGCGACATTCATAGGCTTAGCGAATGGCACGCACTTTGTCCGAGTGGAGAAAGGCGGAAAGCCTTACGTTGAATTTAGCATCAAG ATAACAGATTCAAACCCTTTGACGGAGAAATGGGTCCTATTGCATCGCTCCTTGTGGAATAATACACTAATTGTCGCCGCAGTGGTATTTCTGCTAATGATAGCTTGC TATTTCGGCTGTCGACAACGTGTGACGTCGGTACTAAATCGGAGAGGTTTTCTGAGTAGTCGTAAAGGATTCGAACGGATACCGTTGTATAAGAGCGACGAAGAGGATGAAGATGACCTATTtgactttcaaaaattatga
- a CDS encoding hypothetical protein (NECATOR_CHRI.G1176.T1) produces MSCRTRVAVHQLVQGKKKAFLNKKNAVHYRLIPKTAAESLSDEGKRFIPTQEHLEEQHKYGIFFDDDYDYMQHLRDVRETGTLQSLEEATEQERCIIRAPKLQPQKPSVLFGETVGCIAKKEEEEIFDEDVEQALEGNFDGEIGGGLEDDFIALAGGLAEPTLRSHIQQHRESTVHFSSDEEEDEESNYSDSTYSDEEKEKKMFEEVGRDGPRREIDDRFDQLLEGDYHDDQLGELDGDDFRIGGMLEPNDERVKRMVKESNGGPIDDEQASKSWTRQRVRLIEANVIKNDEVMEDVEVDEAASKRLKWDCESYATQYSNIYNHPTVIRSGKLSRGALKRFARESSKVDEMEVEDEEMKSNEDDSMSQCTQASTYRPKGETSEQRRLRKQAVKEARRFRRQEKKGNKLAFAEERRKVVKERVGQIKTVPMV; encoded by the exons ATGTCGTGTAGGACACGGGTGGCTGTCCACCAACTTGTCCAG GGTAAAAAGAAAGCTTtcttgaacaagaaaaatgccGTACACTATAGGCTGATTCCGAAAACAGCTGCCGAAAGTTTATCGGACGAGGGAAAACG GTTTATCCCTACACAAGAACATTTGGAGGAACAACACAAATACGGGATATTTTTTGACGATGACTATGATTATATGCAACATTTGAGGGATGTCAGGGAG ACGGGAACGTTACAGTCGCTGGAAGAAGCGACTGAACAAGAGAGATGCATCATACGGGCACCTAAGCTACAACCTCAAAAGCCATCAGTTCTTTTCGGAGAAACAGTAGGTTgcatagcaaaaaaagaggaagaggagaTTTTCGATGAGGATGTAGAACAAGCCTTGGAG GGCAATTTTGACGGTGAAATAGGAGGTGGATTGGAAGATGATTTTATAGCTCTTGCTGGTGGTCTTGCCGAACCCACACTGAGGTCGCATATTCAGCAACATCGGGAGTCAACTGTTCATTTCAGTAGTGATGAAGAG GAGGATGAAGAATCGAACTACAGCGACTCCACTTACAGCgacgaagaaaaggaaaagaaaatgtttgaggAA GTGGGACGTGACGGGCCGCGACGAGAAATTGATGACCGTTTTGATCAACTCCTAGAGGGTGACTATCATGATGATCAGTTGGGAGAACTGGACGGAGATGATTTCCGTATTGGTGGTATGCTAGAGCCGAATGATGAACGGGTAAAACGAATGGTTAAAGAAAGCAATGGTGGGCCTATAGACGATGAGCAG GCTTCAAAATCGTGGACGAGGCAGCGAGTGCGATTAATTGAAGCCAACGTAATCAAGAATGATGAGGTAATGGAAGATGTTGAG GTCGACGAGGCAGCATCAAAACGTCTCAAATGGGATTGCGAATCGTACGCGACTCAGTATTCGAATATTTACAATCATCCGACAGTCATTCGAA GTGGTAAATTATCGCGTGGCGCCCTAAAACGATTCGCTCGTGAATCGTCTAAAGTGGACGAAATGGAAGTAGAAgatgaagagatgaaaagcaaCGAGGACGATTCGATGAGTCAATGTACACAGGCGTCAACGTACAG ACCTAAAGGGGAAACATCTGAGCAACGGCGTCTTCGCAAACAGGCGGTTAAGGAAGCTCGACGGTTCCGGAGACAAGAGAAGAAGGGCAATAAGTTGGCATTTGCTGAGGAGCGTAGGAAG GTTGTCAAGGAGCGCGTTGGACAAATCAAGACGGTTCCGATGGTTTAA